Proteins from a single region of Fundidesulfovibrio magnetotacticus:
- a CDS encoding glycosyltransferase, whose product MILKGYPRISETFISNEIALLESMGLPIRILSMRHPRENFTHESVKRIKAPVDYLPETIQGNVWRLLSANLACLAASPRRYLRGLAEMLRRLARTRRAATAKHLLQAGYLAARVLPGSGVTHLHAHFAHSPTSVAAFASILTGLPFSFTAHAKDIYTQDPARLAEKLAAARFVVTCTGYNKKHLDALNPADTPVHRVYHGIDLDLFHPGEPRLEARQPYEILTVARLTPKKGLLTVFAALARLADAGLDFRHVLIGTGEEKDRLKALARELGIDARIQWLGVQPHEVVLTRLARADLFLLGCEVSENGDRDGIPNVLAEAMAMGVPVASTAVSAIPELIVSGESGLLVPPRDPDALAQAARTLLTDQELRRRVIPAARERVRAVFDNKALVAELARLFERHVG is encoded by the coding sequence ATGATCCTCAAGGGCTATCCGCGCATCTCCGAAACCTTCATCTCCAACGAGATCGCCCTGCTGGAAAGCATGGGCCTCCCCATCCGCATCCTCTCCATGCGCCACCCGCGCGAGAACTTCACCCACGAGTCGGTCAAGCGCATCAAAGCCCCCGTGGACTACCTCCCCGAAACCATCCAGGGCAACGTCTGGCGGCTGCTCTCGGCCAACCTGGCCTGCCTGGCCGCCTCGCCCCGGCGCTATTTGAGGGGCCTGGCCGAGATGCTGCGCCGCCTGGCCCGCACGCGCCGCGCCGCCACCGCCAAGCACCTGCTCCAGGCCGGATACCTGGCCGCGCGCGTGCTGCCCGGTTCCGGCGTCACGCACCTGCACGCCCACTTCGCCCACTCGCCCACGTCGGTGGCGGCCTTCGCCTCCATCCTCACGGGACTGCCCTTCAGCTTCACCGCCCACGCCAAGGACATCTACACCCAGGACCCCGCGCGCCTGGCCGAAAAGCTCGCGGCGGCGCGCTTCGTGGTCACCTGCACGGGCTACAACAAGAAGCACCTCGACGCCCTCAACCCCGCCGACACCCCCGTGCACCGCGTCTACCACGGCATCGACCTGGACCTCTTCCACCCCGGCGAGCCCCGCCTGGAGGCCCGCCAGCCCTACGAGATCCTCACCGTGGCCCGGCTCACCCCCAAGAAGGGCCTGCTCACCGTGTTCGCCGCCCTGGCGCGCCTGGCCGACGCGGGCCTGGATTTCCGCCACGTGCTCATCGGCACGGGAGAGGAGAAGGACAGGCTCAAGGCCCTGGCCAGGGAGCTGGGCATCGACGCGCGCATCCAGTGGCTGGGCGTGCAGCCCCACGAGGTGGTCCTCACGCGGCTGGCCCGGGCCGACCTCTTCCTGCTGGGCTGCGAGGTGAGCGAAAACGGCGACCGCGACGGCATCCCCAACGTGCTGGCGGAGGCCATGGCCATGGGCGTGCCCGTGGCCTCCACGGCCGTCTCGGCCATCCCGGAGCTGATCGTCTCGGGCGAAAGCGGCCTGCTCGTCCCCCCGCGCGACCCCGACGCCCTGGCCCAGGCCGCCCGCACCCTGCTCACGGACCAGGAGCTGCGCCGCCGGGTAATCCCCGCCGCCAGGGAGCGCGTGCGCGCCGTGTTCGACAACAAGGCCCTCGTGGCGGAACTGGCCCGGCTCTTCGAGCGCCACGTCGGCTGA